In Bradysia coprophila strain Holo2 unplaced genomic scaffold, BU_Bcop_v1 contig_350, whole genome shotgun sequence, a genomic segment contains:
- the LOC119081089 gene encoding uncharacterized protein LOC119081089: MPKIVTSIVHIESYIEFEHFFNLIRPESFLYDGHFIMIYDRADAQEIENMFHKLWKAYIYNVIILTTTNPKSSNLVSVFTYMPFANYSCNSTKSVQINEFNKTSMKWTTNVFFPKKFKQMNRCPIKFGCYVDSPGVIINSGENGLKIFGGMNIDITIMISDILNFTLNVLEYEQGMGVIFSNNSATKILKKVLDNEVDVIMGSIQKARLRVLDATRWVYADKLVLVVTPSLLIDPIQKIFLPFTFASWISIAMVALLACCIIKLLKFSPKIVHDYVIGSNVKGSMLNVWNVLLGGNQQMLPQSNFPRFLLVKFLIFTMIMRNLYQGGVFDILKRDVRGVELTTVDEFIEHEFTFYVYPSLADRLKGSKLLQRFVTFCRINFH, encoded by the coding sequence atgccGAAAATTGTCACTTCAATTGTACATATAGAAAGCTACATTGAATTCGAACACTTCTTTAATCTCATCCGACCGGAATCGTTCTTGTACGATGGACACTTCATCATGATCTACGACAGAGCAGATGCACAGGAAAtagaaaatatgtttcatAAGCTGTGGAAGGCATATATCTACAATGTAATTATACTGACAACAACGAATCCAAAATCATCTAATTTAGTGTCCGTATTCACTTACATGCCGTTTGCTAATTATTCGTGTAACAGCACCAAGTCCGtacaaattaatgaatttaataaaacatcAATGAAATGGACGACGAATGTCTTCTTTCCGAAAAAGTTTAAGCAAATGAACCGATGTCCTATAAAATTTGGATGTTATGTTGACAGTCCAGGTGTTATAATAAATAGCGGCGAGAATGGACTGAAAATATTTGGTGGAATGAACATCGATATCACAATTATGATCAGCGATATATTGAACTTCACGTTAAATGTATTGGAGTACGAACAGGGGATGGGCGTAATTTTTAGCAACAATTCTGCAactaaaattctgaaaaaagtgCTTGACAACGAGGTTGACGTAATAATGGGTTCAATTCAAAAAGCGAGATTAAGAGTTTTAGATGCAACCCGTTGGGTCTATGCTGACAAACTTGTTCTTGTCGTAACTCCATCACTTTTGATCGATCCGATCCAGAAAATATTCCTACCATTTACGTTCGCCTCATGGATTTCCATTGCTATGGTGGCACTGCTGGCATGTTGCATTATAAAACTACTGAAATTTTCTCCGAAGATTGTTCATGATTATGTGATCGGAAGCAACGTTAAGGGAAGCATGTTGAACGTGTGGAATGTTCTTCTTGGTGGAAATCAACAAATGTTACCGCAAAGCAATTTTCCACGATTTTTGCTCGTCAAGTTTTTGATCTTCACAATGATCATGCGAAACTTGTATCAGGGAGGTGTGTTCGATATTTTAAAAAGAGACGTGCGAGGTGTTGAATTGACAACGGTTGATGAGTTCATTGAACATGAATTCACTTTCTACGTTTATCCATCGTTGGCAGACCGGTTGAAAGGATCGAAATTGCTGCAAAGgtttgtaacattttgtagaataaattttcactGA